A section of the Leptidea sinapis chromosome 26, ilLepSina1.1, whole genome shotgun sequence genome encodes:
- the LOC126972556 gene encoding beta-1,3-galactosyltransferase 5-like isoform X1, whose product MPRKVLAALLLLGITLLIWIYQTSNAEFDNTVSLLKENQVYFYKPIISPPSNICESSPLAIILVTSYVGHVELRSAHRRAMTSDYLKSKNTSRIFLLAGVPSKEKSITQSAINDESDAFHDILQGSFYENYRNLTYKHLMGLQWASSNCRTTSFIIKVDDDTVFNFDKTYSFLSHIPIKERDDLIIGYTLKNTSPRRNKQNKWYVTWDEYSRQMYPPYLSGWYYIISPKLAAMICSEAPYHPYFWIDDIFVTGILTDYIGIKLKQLPDNFWLEYYELLDCCLRDMLNKGIECEYVVGPNGGRNELLVEFNDSFKICKNNCTSRDINKKLKDTCVMPGDRTLFSNGQAQVHDTLL is encoded by the exons atgcCCCGAAAAGTTCTCGCAGCTCTATTGCTCTTAGGTATCACTCTTCTTATTTGGATTTATCAAACTTCAAATGCCGAATTTGATAACACTGTGTCACTACTCAAGGAAAATCAAGTATATTTCTATAAACCTATAATTTCACCTCCAAGTAATATTTGTGAAT CATCACCATTGGCAATAATTCTAGTCACTTCATATGTTGGTCATGTTGAACTTAGAAGTGCTCACAGAAGAGCAATGACCTCAGATTACTTAAAGTCAAAGAATACCAGTAGAATATTCTTATTAGCAGGAGTGCCATCAAAAGAGAA ATCAATAACTCAGTCTGCAATTAATGATGAAAGTGATGCCTTCCATGATATTTTACAAGGATCTTTTTATGAGAATTATAGAAATCTCACATACAAACACCTGATGGGATTACAATGGGCTTCATCAAATTGTAGAACCAcatcttttattataaaagtggaTGAcgatactgtttttaattttgacaAGACTTACAGCTTTTTATCACATATTCCTATAAAGGAAAGAGATGATTTGATAATAGGATATACATTAAAAAACACATCACCACGacgaaataaacaaaacaaatggtATGTTACTTGGGATGAATATTCAAGACAAATGTATCCGCCATATTTGTCAGGATGGTACTACATAATAAGTCCAAAGTTAGCTGCAATGATCTGCTCTGAAGCACCATACCACCCTTATTTTTGGATAGATGACATTTTTGTAACTGGGATTCTCACAGATTATAttggtataaaattaaaacagttgCCAGACAATTTCTGGTTGGAATACTATGAATTATTAGACTGCTGTCTTAGAGATATGCTAAATAAAGGAATTGAATGTGAATATGTTGTTGGGCCTAATGGTGGCCGAAATGAATTGTTAGTGGAATTCAatgattcatttaaaatatgcaAGAATAATTGTACTAGTcgagatattaataaaaaactaaaggACACATGTGTTATGCCAGGAGATCGGACTTTATTTAGCAACGGACAAGCACAAGTTCATGACACACTGTTATAa
- the LOC126972556 gene encoding beta-1,3-galactosyltransferase 2-like isoform X2, whose protein sequence is MTSDYLKSKNTSRIFLLAGVPSKEKSITQSAINDESDAFHDILQGSFYENYRNLTYKHLMGLQWASSNCRTTSFIIKVDDDTVFNFDKTYSFLSHIPIKERDDLIIGYTLKNTSPRRNKQNKWYVTWDEYSRQMYPPYLSGWYYIISPKLAAMICSEAPYHPYFWIDDIFVTGILTDYIGIKLKQLPDNFWLEYYELLDCCLRDMLNKGIECEYVVGPNGGRNELLVEFNDSFKICKNNCTSRDINKKLKDTCVMPGDRTLFSNGQAQVHDTLL, encoded by the exons ATGACCTCAGATTACTTAAAGTCAAAGAATACCAGTAGAATATTCTTATTAGCAGGAGTGCCATCAAAAGAGAA ATCAATAACTCAGTCTGCAATTAATGATGAAAGTGATGCCTTCCATGATATTTTACAAGGATCTTTTTATGAGAATTATAGAAATCTCACATACAAACACCTGATGGGATTACAATGGGCTTCATCAAATTGTAGAACCAcatcttttattataaaagtggaTGAcgatactgtttttaattttgacaAGACTTACAGCTTTTTATCACATATTCCTATAAAGGAAAGAGATGATTTGATAATAGGATATACATTAAAAAACACATCACCACGacgaaataaacaaaacaaatggtATGTTACTTGGGATGAATATTCAAGACAAATGTATCCGCCATATTTGTCAGGATGGTACTACATAATAAGTCCAAAGTTAGCTGCAATGATCTGCTCTGAAGCACCATACCACCCTTATTTTTGGATAGATGACATTTTTGTAACTGGGATTCTCACAGATTATAttggtataaaattaaaacagttgCCAGACAATTTCTGGTTGGAATACTATGAATTATTAGACTGCTGTCTTAGAGATATGCTAAATAAAGGAATTGAATGTGAATATGTTGTTGGGCCTAATGGTGGCCGAAATGAATTGTTAGTGGAATTCAatgattcatttaaaatatgcaAGAATAATTGTACTAGTcgagatattaataaaaaactaaaggACACATGTGTTATGCCAGGAGATCGGACTTTATTTAGCAACGGACAAGCACAAGTTCATGACACACTGTTATAa
- the LOC126972565 gene encoding uncharacterized protein LOC126972565 produces MLQTEKINIDSDIGDQLTSISLGHIVAELIKFIAYQRLQIPYTYQWLKQLVTKKKEAKVVKDSYQSERYFHVASSALDNLDYVIKSIIKEVGGVSLPDEICIAFGATPISCKEIYRILLPSVCHKPQCHSNNIATDQKIQKNVFRNLVTSEQLSKIFYEPLPPTKMYIFLKILSQKQQDVICHDSFVIVNGYKIPKSCKVVIINFRTSNTNMTCCNEFEVFSDQISNSLSQVSIEGEDSDALDEIETTENVKWFQSMYVMKGFKDCIVNGSSITNSWFQSS; encoded by the exons atgttgcAAACCGAGAAGATTAATATAGATTCAGATAttggtgatcaattaacatcaaTCTCTCTTGGTCACATTGTAGCAGagttaattaagtttattgCTTATCAAAGACTGCAAATTCCATATACATATCAATGGTTGAAACAATTAGTAACAAAAAAGAAGGAAGCTAAAGTCGTAAAGGACAGTTATCAATCTGAAAGATATTTTCATGTGGCCTCTAGTGCTCTTGATAATTTGGACTATGTAATAAAG AGTATTATCAAAGAAGTTGGTGGTGTATCTCTACCTGATGAAATCTGTATTGCTTTCGGTGCCACACCTATCTCATGTAAAGAGATTTATCGGATTTTGTTGCCATCAGTTTGTCACAAACCTCAATGCCATTCAAATAATATAGCAACAGATCAAAAAATTCAGAAAAATGTTTTTAG AAACCTAGTGACATCAGAACAGCTTAGTAAAATATTCTATGAGCCACTTCCACCCaccaaaatgtatatatttttaaagatattgagTCAGAAACAGCAAGATGTAATTTGCCATGATAGTTTTGTTATTGTCAATGGGTACAAAATTCCAAAAAGTTGTAAAGTGGTAATTATAAACTTTAGGacttcaaatacaaatatgacATGTTGTAATGAGTTTGAGGTATTTAGTGATCAAATAAGTAATAGTTTGAGTCAAGTTAGCATAGAAGGTGAGGACAGTGATGCCTTAGATGAAATTGAAACAACAGAGAATGTTAAATGGTTTCAGTCAATGTATGTGATGAAAGGATTCAAAGACTGCATTGTAAATGGTAGTTCTATTACTAATTCTTGGTTTCAGTCCTCATAG
- the LOC126972536 gene encoding 63 kDa chaperonin, mitochondrial-like, which produces MFRLGKSYYQNFIKKYLQARFYAKDVRFGPDVRSMMLQGVDILTDAVALTMGPKGRTVILEQNFGPPKITKDGVTVARCIELKNKFQNVGAKLVQNVANKTNEEAGDGTTTATVLARTIAKEGFESISKGANPIEIRKGVMLAVQAVTNHLKKISKPVNTPEEIEQVATISANGDRVIGKLIADAMNRVGKDGVITVKDGKKLDNEIEIIEGMRIERGFVSPYFINSLKGPKVEYNDSLILYSEKKIFSANQVVPALEIANAQKKPLIIIAEDFEGEPLSVLVVNKLKIGLQVAAVKAPGFGEYRKNTFMDMAIATGGVVFEDNENLLRLEDCTLESLGRVGEVLITKDYTLLLRGEGDKNEIQQRIEQIQTEIDECTSDCDKRKLIERLCRLKNGVAVLRIGGCSEVDVNEKKDRVNDALNATRAAVSEGIVAGGGIALLRCIPILNSIKAANSDQAKGIEIVKKSLRTPCQTIANNAGYDGAVIVSKLENMDINYGYDALNNEYVDMIAKGIIDPSKVVIRALIDASGVASLLTTAEAVICDLPFQIEKSDEPVSKGVAIY; this is translated from the coding sequence ATGTTTCGTTTAGGTAAAAGttactatcaaaattttataaaaaaatatttgcaggCAAGATTTTATGCGAAGGATGTTCGATTTGGCCCGGACGTTAGATCGATGATGTTACAAGGAGTTGATATACTCACCGATGCTGTTGCATTAACAATGGGACCAAAAGGCCGAACGGTAATATTAGAGCAAAATTTTGGGCCACCCAAAATAACTAAGGATGGAGTAACTGTTGCCAGGTGTAtagaacttaaaaataaattccaaAATGTTGGAGCAAAATTAGTTCAAAACGTAGCAAACAAAACAAACGAAGAGGCTGGAGATGGAACAACAACTGCAACTGTTTTAGCACGAACGATAGCAAAAGAAGGCTTTGAAAGCATTTCTAAAGGTGCCAATCCAATCGAAATCAGAAAAGGAGTAATGCTAGCAGTTCAAGCTGTgacaaatcatttaaaaaaaataagtaagccAGTAAATACACCAGAAGAGATTGAACAAGTAGCAACAATATCCGCAAATGGAGATCGAGTTATTGGAAAATTAATTGCCGATGCCATGAATAGGGTCGGGAAAGATGGCGTTATCACTGTCAAAGATGGTAAAAAATTGGACAATGAAATAGAAATTATCGAAGGAATGAGGATCGAAAGGGGATTCGTATCTCCTTACTTTATTAACTCATTAAAAGGTCCTAAAGTAGAATATAATGactctttaattttatattcagaGAAAAAGATATTTAGTGCAAATCAAGTTGTCCCTGCACTTGAAATTGCTAATGCTCAAAAAAAGCCGTTAATAATAATTGCTGAAGATTTCGAAGGAGAACCTTTGTCTGTTTTAGTAGTAAATAAGCTTAAAATTGGACTACAAGTTGCAGCCGTTAAGGCCCCTGGATTTGGAGAATAcagaaaaaatacatttatggaTATGGCTATCGCTACAGGGGGCGTTGTTTTTGAAGATAATGAAAATTTACTAAGACTAGAAGATTGCACTTTGGAAAGTCTTGGGAGAGTTGGAGAAGTATTAATAACAAAAGACTATACATTATTACTAAGAGGAGAAGGTGATAAAAATGAAATCCAACAGAGAATTGAACAAATTCAAACAGAGATAGATGAATGCACTAGTGATTGTGATAAGCGAAAGCTTATAGAACGATTATGTAGGCTAAAAAATGGGGTTGCCGTTTTGAGGATAGGCGGTTGTAGTGAAGTGGATGTTAATGAAAAAAAAGACCGTGTAAATGATGCTTTGAACGCCACACGAGCTGCTGTATCTGAAGGAATTGTTGCAGGAGGAGGTATAGCTCTCTTAAGATGCATACCAATATTAAATTCCATCAAGGCAGCAAATTCAGATCAGGCAAAAGGAATTGAAATTGTTAAGAAATCTTTGAGAACTCCATGTCAAACTATAGCAAATAACGCTGGTTATGATGGTGCAGTAATAGTATCAAAATTAGAAAATATGGATATTAATTATGGATATGATGCCCTAAATAACGAATATGTTGACATGATTGCTAAGGGCATCATCGATCCTTCTAAGGTGGTAATAAGAGCTTTGATAGATGCTAGTGGTGTTGCGTCGTTGTTGACTACAGCTGAGGCTGTTATTTGTGATTTGCCTTTTCAAATAGAAAAAAGCGACGAACCCGTTTCAAAGGGAGTGGCTATTTATTGA